Part of the Bombyx mori chromosome 19, ASM3026992v2 genome is shown below.
GCCTTCTAAACGTTATGAGGTTcaattagtaaaattattaaaaattactcTGACAGAATGTCAATTATGTATcaagattagattttttataCAATCTACAAGCACGGAGTTTTTTTGAATGCTGAATGAAAGTTCTGCGTGGGATCTTTATTCATTGGTTAAATTTCATACTGCAGTGAAGATTTATATCAATATAACCTAACaacaaagttatttttttagtttaaatgcAACAACTGTAAAATGTTATTTcgtattttataaatgtttttcggatggttgttttttaaattacacaGAAATTAAATAGACCCATAGCTGCCATGCCATGAAAGTACAGCGTGTTGTTTTTCCCATTATGTCTGGCTCGCTTAATTTCTGAAATAAGCGCATTTTCATACATCCCTGAACAAAGGAACATATTCTTTTTTATCGGAAATTTTATATCTTTTCACattttcagtgtttttttttatccccgTCTATTTCTTCCTACATATCGGAAtcactattttaataaatagttgAACGTTAATGCTCAACAATATTATATGACTAGCCCCATTCCGGAACACGCGAGAACGAATTAATAACTTCTCTTGAATATCATATCGAGGAGTTTAAAGAAAATCGCAGGCGACGTACTAGAGGGCAGCGCGTTAATCTTCTTTAAGATGCCGCTGTGTATTTCGTCCTCTTGTTCTTTGTATAGCTTTGGCAACTGCAAGTCTTCGTAAAGTCGCTTTATCGACGCGACGTCGTCCGGGTCTTTGCTCGCGTAGTTCTGTGCGAACAGCGTTCGTTGCGCGTCGTTACACCGTTGCAGTGCATTAACCGCCAGCCAAGAGCACTTGCCTTCTTGGATGTCGGTCCCTTTTTTCCCTGTAACCGTTTCGTTGCCGAAGCAGTCCATGAAGTCGTCCTGTATGAGAGAAATATGTGTAGTACTAGCGATTCGATAGATTTTGTAACGTCGTCTAGCTGATTATAAAGAAAGGTGGAAGTAGACACGACaagatttttgaaaaataaaacatgctGTATATAGGTAAATCACATACAGTTTTGTTTATGGTGTACATAcatcgtgttttatttttaaaaatattgtttttcgtgACCTTACTacctacctagtcaggtcataaattctgtcacatgtttaatgtaaaataattgaaacaagtttattcattatgtaaccattcatataccaaaatgaacttaacaaaacatagattcttatgacactaaagtttattcaaaatgacctccgtgattttgaatacaggccttcaatctgcgcggccagtcgtctatcgcagcacgaacgaggtccatgtcaatatcggcggctgccttaatcaaggatgtcttgagtgactccaaattgggatgaggctttgagcacgccttttcctccaagtgttgccatatcttgtaatctaacggattcaaatctggactggaggagggccagtcttcgtgccggatgaagtcgatttcacgcgccgccagccagtcttgtgtgctcttcgctctatgagctggcgccgaatcttgttggaatacccagtgcctgttattgaacatggtatgagaaacaggttccacaaggttcgtcaggactgtattttgatacacaactgcattcgtttttacacctttctcacaaaaatgtacctctgttaagccccaataagaaactcccaaccataccatgagcgaggatggaaaatgacctcgttggacacgcggaatgcggttgctcgcttcttcactactgtgtgcgtacaccttatcattttgtttgttgtagctctcttgtacggtaaaaattttttcatccgaaaaaagaatttcccgatatatttttctcgcgtaccgcttcaacaaagcgctgcatctcttcagtctcaggtccattagacgagcattcaaacgatgtcctgtttttcttcgatattcccgaagccctaagtcttcatttaatacccttttcaccgtggttcttcttaaccccatctgaagggccaacagtttctgcttacgtttgggatttctttgaattcgcgccttcacagcttttataactgctggagtcctaacagaccgagggcgaccacttcttgacctgtcatctacactagagtcttcattgtatcgtttgatggtacgataaacgaatcttttggttatattcaaatttttcagtatgttaaaaattggaattggcgcgtaaccgcaacgatgcaacgcaataactgcaacacggtcttctttaagcgtccactccatatttaaaaatgagtaaaattctaaaagtatacatttttattttcatgaacaattcgaaatacgaattcaataaacttttttgtggccagcattctaaaagaaaagtttttactgtgtgacaatacttatgacctgactaggtatataggtaagatgaaaacgatatttttttgaAGAGAAACATAACCCATTGGTTTTGGGCGAATCTTCTCTGTTAGCAAGGCACTGCTCATGCTAGAGTTAATGTTAGCAAACTTTCTGGCTGAGCCTCGTAAGCACCCGGTCAAGCCAAAGTAGACTCTTGAGCCTACTGTTAGTATTTAGGCGACACACAaaaaaagagacaaacataCACATCTATAACATTTAGCCTGAGAGAGAATGAGTATGAAAGAcccacaagtttttttttactctaaattttgtttgatttggtaGCAGGACATAACTCAGTAAGGCGCCTCAAttgatgtttaattttttttcttttgtttcccTAGTAAGCGttcgagcatacagcccacggGTTATTGAGTGACTACCGTCGTTCATAGAACGTCAGCTAGGCTAAGGACGCAGTCAAGTCGCTACCTACCATTGAATATTCTCGAAAAACCTTTATTAGTTTGTATTCGTATCAGTCTAGTCTGATTGAAATTAGACTATAGTCAACAGACACCACAagatttaaacttaataaattttttcaTATCAACTTTCTTTAAACGCGTCATTATCTGTATACGTATTTATCGTCGTGCGCAAAGGGAAACTAAATCGTGAAGCACCGTTCTCATTTTCTTTATACAAAATATTCGtgtttcgtttaaaaaaaaaaaatacgtacctGAATTTGAAACAGCTTGCCGATTTCAAAACATATTCCTTCAATGTCTTCGATAGGCGCATTCTCTCTGTTCTGGGTAAGGATCAAGCCGAGAACAACCGGCAACTTGATCGAGTAATACGAGGTCTTGTATTTAACGATCGAATAATATCGCTCCGTCGTGAACAGACTGTAGTCTTGTTTGTTGCGGTGCGCCATGGCGTAATCTAAATGTTGTCCCATGCTCGTATAGAGAAGAGCCTGTCAAACGGTTATCGGACATTTCTATTGACATACATATTCAGTTTCTGAACGTAAAAATATCAGTGAGCGACATCAAAACATTCAAATCAATTTCCAATGCGTTGTGGTaattgagcgtggactgtatttattgtttaagattactgatggtaggacctcttgtgagtctgcgcgggtaggtaccaccaccctgcctatttctgccgtgaagcagtaatgcgtttcggtttgaagggtggggcagccattgtaactatacttgagactttagaacttttacgtggcgcatttacgttgtagatgtctatgggttccggtaaccacttaacaccaggtgggctgtgagctcgtccacccatctaagcaataaaaaaatacttcaataTTCGAAAAACGAACGTACCTCGTTGAAAATGTCCAGGATGTCTGCGTATTCTTTAGCTTTCCCGAAATATATCTTGAGTATTTCGTATATAGAACCGTAGACGAGTATGGCGTCGTTGATGGCGCCGAGGCCCACGTCGGGCATGCGGTACCAGCACGGGACCCCGCGCCGGGTCGACGACCCGTCCATTATATCGTCGTTCATTATCAAGTACGCCTGCAGCTGAGTGGACACGATACATTTTATGatattactagccgtactcgcccgcttcgctgggcatttaaaattaacattattatttattgtcattgttataacactcatataaatattagcctatccattaagtacacgtattttctacatggataccaagtttcaagtcaatcggatgcatggttcagtagttataacaacatccgtaaaaaccagtgtagatttatatattagtatagatgtatgaTGCACACAAAAAAGCAAggagtttaatttttttgcgtaagacaacctttttttatataaagttGGGAGTTTTTGaagcaaattaaatataaattataattgaatttgtTAATGTATTATTTGTTAATGTGCTATTTTCGGTATTGACGAGTCGTgaacaagataaaaaaaaaactactatttaATCTCGAGTTTTTGTTTGAGTAatttttcatcattttttttaagctattttgCCGCTCACCTCTCTGATGATATAGAAGGTCTTAGAAATTACATTGTACAAATAAAAGCATTTACAAATCATATTGAGTATACCTTAATTATTTATCGCTAATCGTTAAAATTGGCTGCGTAGTTTAGAAACGACTTCTAGAAGTCATAAGCGCCGCAACTTTAGAGGCGCCGACTTGACACATGAGGTTGAAGCCGCAATTGCActttttacagttttattatgACAATTTAAAATCAGAACTAATGACTGCCTCGCGGCAGAAAAGGCCGTGATGGTGacaatttttaataatcaaacTGCAACGTACTTAATTGTATACCTTACTTGTAATATGTGCTTACCATTTCCGTACACCAACCGGCGACACGTGCTAACCTCACCATCTCTTCGGTAACGTTTTCCGGTTTCTCGAATAATTCATAAGCGAGCACCGTTGTTATGCCCCTGATTTTCTTACCACCTTTGACATTGTATTCTAAGAcctaaaaaaacatttgacaTTGAAGCACGGGACTTCACATAACACGTCCTTAGGCATAAAGTTGTAcggcacaaaaaaaaattaacaaaagataAGCGtatagttatttttaaacagaGATTAGATCTTGAAAACCTGAGAAAGCTGTGATCTTTGTTCGTGttgcatatttttaaatacatatgttgtgTATTCACCTTTTTAACCCAGCTTCCGAGTTCTGGTAGCTGTGTGAATTTCTTATTTGTCGTTAGATTGTCGATAATACCTTTCCAGGCATCTTGGAATGTTTCCCTTTCTTTTGCTATTTGCGAAACACTAGCTGCATATGCTGAACTACACCTGCATCCAGCTGATTGAAAACTACAcgccaaaaaaaatatacatattttgagAGCACAGCATAAAATCGTCAGTAAAGACAGAAATGCCAATATTAGTTATAGCTATGGCAATAAAACTGTATGGGTTCTTGGACTGCGCTTTCCTAACGATAGGTCAGCGTGCTTGGtgggagttttttaacgttctcgatagcgtaaaagttaactcaaatctgtatGGAGTTTGgagcgtttgcctacgtttgccgctagaggtgctgttccaactgcagaCAAATTTATGTTaagtaacttttacgctatcgagaacgttaaaaaattcgcactaaacAAACAGGTGTGGAAAAGTATTGTGTGTCAGAtagctgtttatttatttatttatttatttatttatttgggaaacaaacagtacaatacaaaacatacaatatttaaaaaaatatagctaaaacaataaccaaatatgtttccacaatcaaaatcacatataagtagacagtgaacaagaagagaaatttagaaatttaaattacaaaaaaaaaaaacaaaaaaaaacaaaacaaaagcaacacaatacgcacatatcattttatacattaactcacactataaaactacaacacttatcgggccaaatcaccctataaatactccaaaatagcttttctatatgctacaagtgacaagcaaaagatatcagcattagagaacttagcatcatacaacctacaagatctacggacaaaagagttagaagcatatttcgttcgagccgtggacatgtggaaggtctgtttagaacgcgcggaaatacgactacatttaaatgaaattttggaaagtagatagctagaatcaatctcgttatttattattttatataaaaacatttgatccctcagtagcctgcgatcgactagagagacaaattctgtcggttctggagagttaaagcgacgacaatggtataaaagatgcttaaaaaactttttttggactctttctagtcgctgaatataaacattatattgggggttccatgtgacggagccatattccaatatagaccgtacaaaactgttgtacaacagaatcaaagtagatggtcttttaaagtctttaccaactctaagtatgaagcctaacattcgaaaagccttatttactatttcattaacatgaaaatcaaaaatcaaactggaatccaaataaatacccaaatcacgaacaactgtggtgcgtaccaaagtttgaccattaatagaatagtcatacaagatattcgatcttccacgtgagaatgttataatagtacacttattagtattcactgtgagtaagttattttgacagtaaacaaataagttgttcaaatcatcctgtaattccaaacagtcgtttaaggactttataactttatatacttttttgtcatcagcgtacataatgaatttggatttcctgaaaacattcgaaacgtcattgacatatatattaaataacataggaccgagatgagagccctgaggaactcccgagggaacaggtgcaaatgatgaacaaaaaccattgaaagtcacagcctgactgcgatctctaacataagactcaagccatcgcagcaaatcaccgtggaccccaagtccatgcaatttctcaatcaagatgtcaaaatttattcgatcgaacgctttggaataatccgtgtacaccacatcaacctgatgaccatcctccatggagctcaatacataatccaaaaactcacagaggtttgtctcagtagatctatggcttataaaaccatgctgttgctctataatatgaggcctaatcaatggaaataaaaaatcataaactatacgttcaaacatcttagggatggcacaaattttagaaattggtctgtagttagctatgttatgtttatcaccgctcttaaagactggcaccacgaacgaccgcttccaaatacggggcataacaccagttgataatgagtgattaaaaagaagatgcaaagggtaacacagctgagcgtaacattgtcgcaaaaaaacaggcggaataccatccggaccagcacccttggaaatatcaagattttttaaatattgcttgactttacccaccgaaataaaaaatgaagaaatatctacacagTTAAGGTCGTAAGAAGCAGGGGTATAACTTAACGATGATGCTGACTGTGTATAAAGCAATTCAGACTTCGAATTTATATCTTAAAGTGGATGGCGGTTTTCACATCCTCACGTCTAAATACATAAGGTCTCAATTGGGTTGAAGTCATCGTGACTGAAAAGAGAATACActctcggtgcattcgtatctagcgaagcAATTGTGTTGGctatcgaatcccgcaggcaggtatcaatttttctaatgaaatacttaacacaaattcacgaatgacttcgaATATGACGAAATAagatcgcgtaataaaaataaaacccgcaaaacgtataatttgcgtaattactggtgttggggcgtcttgtgagcctggatatttctgcagcgaagcaataatgcattccaGTTTCAAGCGTGAGCCGGActtagtctcagttttacagtgcaacggccatatctcaaggtgagtgacggcaTTGACGTGATGTCTACAGGCTaaggtaaccgcttaacaccaagtgggcggtgagctcattcaccgatataagcaatatttttatttattacatcttCTACTCTGCAAATCAGTACACATGACGCGTTGTGGTAACAATATGCAGAGCGTGTTACTTAGCAGTAAAGGATCAGAATGCCCTACCAGAATCGAAAACAAAATCAGGCTTAACTTGTCCTTTAGGGATGAAATTACACATAAagtatattttctatattttttagatTAGAATAGTATATTGataatatatagttataaaataatatatgatatACAGTTGTTTCTGATTATGTTTATGTAGTTGAAGAATCAACCAGTAAtacaagttttaatttttacactGCACTATATCTTATATATTGTCTGATATAATAACAATTGTAATTTCAGCTTGGTAACAAAATTTCTGcccaataatattcttttttaaaagcagttttaaatgTGGGGTTTAAAGGTTTTCCTGTTAGCAATGGATATATTGTGATAACATTACAATGTGATAACCTTACAATGTGATAACATTACAATGTGATAACATTAAGGGAAAAAACTATtctctaaaaatatataaagcacATTGTGGTACTCTTATATTTTCATTATGAGCTAATTGTGGCGAATTTCTTATAGTATAATGTGCAATTTGTAgacgtattttaattttacttactcttcatatttcattacttttattaattttttactgcTTTCAGAGGCAAACCAGCTCTTGGGCCACCTGGTATTGTATGGTTACTACTTTGCGGCAAAAATAGTCAGAGCTACACTTGCGGGCCCACATTGTCCTATACTCCTATTAACAACACCCtaccactttactggtggtaggacctcttgtgagtccacacgggtaggtaccaccaccccgcctacttcggccgtgaaacagtaatgcgcttcagtttgaagggtggggtagccgttgtaactatgagtactgtactgtactgagaccttagaacttatatctcaaggtgagtcgcgcacttactt
Proteins encoded:
- the Fpps3 gene encoding farnesyl diphosphate synthase 3 isoform X1; the protein is MNTTSIFLRLINRTRKIYPINSISFQSAGCRCSSAYAASVSQIAKERETFQDAWKGIIDNLTTNKKFTQLPELGSWVKKVLEYNVKGGKKIRGITTVLAYELFEKPENVTEEMVRLARVAGWCTEMLQAYLIMNDDIMDGSSTRRGVPCWYRMPDVGLGAINDAILVYGSIYEILKIYFGKAKEYADILDIFNEALLYTSMGQHLDYAMAHRNKQDYSLFTTERYYSIVKYKTSYYSIKLPVVLGLILTQNRENAPIEDIEGICFEIGKLFQIQDDFMDCFGNETVTGKKGTDIQEGKCSWLAVNALQRCNDAQRTLFAQNYASKDPDDVASIKRLYEDLQLPKLYKEQEDEIHSGILKKINALPSSTSPAIFFKLLDMIFKRSY
- the Fpps3 gene encoding farnesyl diphosphate synthase 3 (The RefSeq protein has 9 substitutions compared to this genomic sequence), giving the protein MNTTSMFLRLINRTRQIYPINSISFQSAGCRCSSAYAASVPQIAKERETFQDAWKGIIDNLTTNKKFTQLPELGSWVKKVLEYNVKGGKKIRGITTVLAYELFEKPENVTEEMVRLARVAGWCTEMLQAYLIMNDDIMDGSSTRRGVPCWYRMPDVGLGAINDAILVYGSIYEILKIYFGKAKEYADILDIFNEALLYTSMGQHLDYAMAHRNKQDYSLFTTERYYSIVKYKTSYYSIKLPVVLGLILTQNRQNAPIEDIEGICFEIGKLFQIQDDFMDCFGNETVTGKKGTDIQEGKCSWLAVNALQRCDEAQRKLFAQNYASKNTDDVASIKRLYEDLQLPKLYKEQEDEIHSGILKKINALPSSTSPAIFFKLLDMIFKRSY